From Chryseotalea sp. WA131a:
GGTCGATGAATCTTACAATTCCGTTGAAAAGCTCAATGAGTGCATATGTTTTAGTGATATACCCTCCTAAATCATTATAAAAGGGCTCTTTACACCAACCATGAAAAAATCCGCCATTCTCCGGTTTTGAGATTCCATTCAAAACTGTGATCGATCTGAGTTCCTGTAACTCACCATTCATGATGTTTACGTTTATGGTTACACAATTATATAACCTTGATCGTTTCGTGTCAATAAAGTATCTAGGGCATCTCTAATAACCCTACCAAGTTATCGATAAATTTTGTTTCTTGAGAAAAAGGAGAAAATAAATGAAGAACAGAACGAGAGGATTATTCGATGAGCAGTTTCGGTTGAATAAAATGGGCAAGCAAAACGATCCGCTGATAAAATTGCAAGCTCAGATAGACTTTGAGATTTTCCGCACACCACTGAAGACACATTTTGAATTTGGAAAAGACCGAAGCCAAGGCGGTCGGCCTTCGTTTGATTATTTGATGATGTTCAAGATATTGATTTTGCAGCGCTTAGGGTTGAACATTTCCGATACCGTGCCCGATGCCAAAACGATCTGGAACTTTACTCTTGGGTGAGATAGCAGACCTCCTGACTCTTGCCTATGATCTATTTTGCACAAAGATCCATTCACTAGGAGAAGCGGGTATGGCGTAAGAGCTCTTGAAGGATCGCTATATGGATTCTTTTCAGGCGAATGGCTTCTATAAGCTTGCCAACTTTAAGAACTCGGCCAGGTAATTGGCATCAAAGAATCCAGGGTTACTAAATTCATTAATGAATTCACTGGCAAAGACGAGAGCATCGATTACTTGGTTGATCGATCATTTCTCAAAGATGATATCAAGGCTGGCTTCAAGTCGTACTACAAAGACAAGCTTAAAAGGATCAAACAGGCTTAAAACATTGTCAAGATCTTTGTACGTTAGTCTCTATATTCGTTCTTATCACGTTACCACTTTGTTGCTCGACAACTCAAATCTAGCTGAGTAACAGGTTATAAAATATTTTGTATCGGGGAAGTAGATACCCGAACGTTGTTATTCCAGCATAGAACAGAACTCGGCATGTCTCGAGTCGAATACAACTGAGATAAAAAAAATAAAATGTTGCCGACTAATTAAACGAGTTGCAAAATAAAATGAGTTAACTTGCCAAGAACAAGTGTTACATGGAACAAATAAAAAATAAAATACAAAGTCTTTGGATTGGAGATTCGCTTTCACCAATCGAAATATTAAGTATTAATTCATTCATAAAAAATCAATATCAATTCGACCTTTACTGTTATGATCCAATATCAAACGTTCCTGCAGGAGTTAATCTGAAAGACGCCAATGAGATTATTCCCCGTGAGGAGGTTTTTATTGCCCACAACAGTTACGCAATTTTTGCAGATTATTTCCGAAGCTTGCTGCTCTATCACAACGGAGGAACCTGGGTTGACACGGATGTGGTTTGCCTGAGAAGGTTTGACTTCGACGAGAACGAAGTAATTATCGGTTACCAGGAGGAAGGTGAAGTCGTTTGCAATGCTGTGCTTGGATTCCCGGCAAGAAGCATACTGGGACAGAAAATCCTTCAACGATGCGAGAAGCCATGGGTCTATGGTCGCCCTGAAGAAATCGAAGCCTTTGAACAATTAAACGGGGTGTCAACAATGGAGCTGCTTGAGAAAGAGGGTGAAAAATATCTCATGAGGTATTTTCATGTCAATAGCCCCTGGGGTGCGATAGCCGGACCGATCGGTGTAACGACGATCATCAAGGATCTCAACTTTGCAGACAAAGTAAAACCTTCAACATATTTTTATCCGGTCTCCTATCAGCAATGGTGGAGCCTTTTCTACGACAATTCAATCGACCATATTGTTGATTTTAGCAATAGTTACGCGGTTCACCTTTGGCGCGAATGTGTAAGAGGTTACAGTTATTTTAACAAGTCAGCATTTCAACACGGAAGCTTCACACAGAAGCTTTGGAGGCAATATTGCGAGTGACGACAGCCTGTGTGGAAGTTATCCAGTGCCTGAACATCAAGTTGTAGAACTTCAAGGTCTTGTAAAGAACGCCGAGGTTAAAAGGAGTCAATCCCTTGCTCGCACGTAGAAACCGCCTGAACGCATATCTTGCTCTTTTCACACGGCCGTGTTTTAACAATTCAAACGCCAGTTCGTAAGCAACCCGGGTCTCGCAACTGCAGAAGGCACTCTCATGTTTCCGTTTAAGATGCTTGTTCATAAATGTGTATATCTGCAGGTGTGTAAGGTACTGACTTTGATAAGGTCTGCCCGTCCAATCTCCGTTGGGATGTTTCCGATACACCGACCATGTTTCGTTGAAGTAGTAGGAACGGCCAAACTCCGACAAAAAAAGGAACAAGGGCCTGTCTGTCGCTTTCAACGAGCAATAGTTGGGCGGCGGAAACTTCTTTAATGCACTGCGCCTGAAGACGACGCTCCCCGTGGGAATATGTGTGTCACACACAATATCGGATAGAGAAACAACTTTCTTTTGCTTGTCACCGCAGCACGTTTGGGGCCCGATCTGTCCGTTCAACCCCAACACTTTAGCATCATGGAAACAAAGAACGAAATCGGGGTTCGCATCGAGAAAATCAACTTGGTGTTGGAGTTTTTCAGTGCCCAACCAGTAATCGTCGCCATCCAACAATGCAATGTATTCCCCGCGAGCCTGACCCAGTATGTAAACATTATTTGGCATGACGCCAAGGTTCTTCGGGTTCAAAAACGCCCGAACCTTGTCAGGATACTTTGCCTGAAAGGATTCGACGATGTCTCTCGTCCTGTCAGTTGAACAGTCTTCACCGATTATAACCTCGAATTCAAAATTGGCCTGTTGTTTTAAGACACTTTCGATGGCTTGTGCGATAAATGCCGCATGATTAAAAGTGAAAATACAAACGCTTAATTTCACGGATACATTGGTGATTTAGTCAATCAAACTGTACGTTACGTATTGCGACCGGCGGAACAACAGACCCCGGAGGATACTGCAGCGCCAGGCTGCACATATATCCGGCTGCTATATTCACGTTGGTGGCTGTGAAAGTTTTATTCCCGTAGGAAATCTCCTTCCCTGTGACCTCAAACGATGTAAGGGGAATAGACAGGCCCTCGCCATAAGCTTTGACTACTGCTTCCTTCCTCGTCCAAAACGAATAGAACATTTTTAGCACATTGTCCGACGCACGGATCTGTTCCCATTCCCTTTTACTCATTGAGTTCTCTAGGTCATCAAGAATTATGGGGCGTATCGACTCGATATCGATACCGATTTCATGATGATGTGTGATGGCGCACGTGGCTATTTCTCCGGAATGAGAGATATTAAACTTAATACTGTCATTGGTCGAAAAGCGCGGCTTGTTATAAGGAGTGTATTCAACGAAATTATTTGATGTGTTTCCTGCAAGTTCCCTGATCCCACGTTCAAGCAAAAGCCTGCCCAGCAACGATAATTGTAAATCTTCCCATCGTTTGAATCTGTGCAATCGGTTCTGAAAATCTAATGGAAAATGGGGCAAATGCTCTTCGACGAGTAACGAGTGATTTCGCTTCGAAATTCTTGAGTAATAGACGTAGACCATCTTGCTATCCGGTCTAGACCATGAGTACGCCTTCTCCCGGAACTATGTTCTTGTCGTATAAGATCTCTTTCTCTCCGTAAAGCCTTTCGGAAACGAGTCCCATTTCCCGGCATTCCCTGATAAGTTGGTTGGACTGAACAATAGGGTTTGCATCGTCGGCATTCCTTGCAGTTGTTATGAACTCAAGCCATGGCTCGAGCCCCATTGCATATACATAAACCTCTTTCGGGTTAAAGATGTTAACGAGTTTTATCCCCTCCTTGCAATTCGATCCTGCCAGTCGCCTGCTTTGATCCTGTACCCTTGTTAGTTTCTGCGTCAAGAGTGGGCCGTACAACCACGAAAGTGGAGCACCGTCACACTCCATTCCGAGGAACATTACATCTACGTCGCCTGTCAAGCTGTGCACTCGTTCGTACATCTCTGGTATCGTAGCTTTGGAATCCGCAAAAAACAACAACTTGAAATTTCCAATCTTAATAAAGTAACAGGCCTTTGTGAGGATGTCGAGATCACAGTGTTCCCCGGTAAACGGGAGCGCTTGAACGCTTATATCGTCGAACTGCAACAAATCCATTTCTCCCACTTCTACCACATTGTTGAAGCCGATGCTATTCAACATTAATTTCAAGTTAGGGTCTTCAAGCTTGCCGCCATAGGTCCGGGGCACGATGACCTTTCCAATTTTATGACGAATGGGTAGCAACGTCTCGAACAGTATGTGATCCTGGTGATTGTGGGTGATCACCACATAATCAATGACTGGCGGAAGGTCCATGTCCGAAAAACGATCGAGCCCGTTTAAATACCCGTAGTAACTCAAGAGCGGATCCAAAAGAATACTTACTTCCCTTGTTTCAATGAGAATGCAGGCATGTCCCATATACCGCATACGTACCTTATCCCCTGTATACCGGTTATAAGGGCGCGGCGGCTCGTCGGTAAAGAATGTTTGAAAAATATCCTTCTGCTCTGTCTTGATCCCCAGGACTTGCTGTATCCGATCATATGAACTGGGATGCCATTTCATTTTGGCCAGCAGATCTATTTCCGGGCGATTAAAGGCCAGGTCAAGGTAAACACTGTTATGGTCCTCAAACCTTGGTGTGCTCAGTACAAAGGGGCGTTCATCGTTTTCCGTTAGCCATAAGGCGACACCTTGAGATTTTGCCTTATAGAAATCGGATTGATACAAAAGAGGTTCAAAGAATCGGAAGTCAGCGTGATGATTCCTGTCGTAGTACAATTCAACCAGTCCCCGCAGTATCGTAGGTACTTTTTGATAAATCTCGTCCAACCCGACGCCCTTATTTTGATTTCGAAGGAGTGCATCAAGTTCCTGTATGGCATCGGCCAATTGCAATAGGTCCGTATTCTCCTCGAGTGTTTTTTGCAGCAACGCCGTAACCCTGTCTACGGAATTTTCTTTAAAATCCATGAATGGCCCGCCCTTCATTTTCGGATTACTTGCAGCATTGCGGTGAATTTCCGGATTATCAATATATGATTGCATAATCGTAAAATGCCGTCTTTGAATATTGAGTGCCAGGGTGGCGGGAGAAATGAGGTGTGACCACGCATACCACTGATTAACGAGTGGCTCGAAGACAACATTCGGTTTCA
This genomic window contains:
- a CDS encoding 4'-phosphopantetheinyl transferase superfamily protein; this encodes MVYVYYSRISKRNHSLLVEEHLPHFPLDFQNRLHRFKRWEDLQLSLLGRLLLERGIRELAGNTSNNFVEYTPYNKPRFSTNDSIKFNISHSGEIATCAITHHHEIGIDIESIRPIILDDLENSMSKREWEQIRASDNVLKMFYSFWTRKEAVVKAYGEGLSIPLTSFEVTGKEISYGNKTFTATNVNIAAGYMCSLALQYPPGSVVPPVAIRNVQFD
- a CDS encoding glycosyltransferase; translated protein: MKLSVCIFTFNHAAFIAQAIESVLKQQANFEFEVIIGEDCSTDRTRDIVESFQAKYPDKVRAFLNPKNLGVMPNNVYILGQARGEYIALLDGDDYWLGTEKLQHQVDFLDANPDFVLCFHDAKVLGLNGQIGPQTCCGDKQKKVVSLSDIVCDTHIPTGSVVFRRSALKKFPPPNYCSLKATDRPLFLFLSEFGRSYYFNETWSVYRKHPNGDWTGRPYQSQYLTHLQIYTFMNKHLKRKHESAFCSCETRVAYELAFELLKHGRVKRARYAFRRFLRASKGLTPFNLGVLYKTLKFYNLMFRHWITSTQAVVTRNIASKASV
- a CDS encoding transposase — encoded protein: MKNRTRGLFDEQFRLNKMGKQNDPLIKLQAQIDFEIFRTPLKTHFEFGKDRSQGGRPSFDYLMMFKILILQRLGLNISDTVPDAKTIWNFTLG
- a CDS encoding MBL fold metallo-hydrolase; its protein translation is MEREVYLKPNVVFEPLVNQWYAWSHLISPATLALNIQRRHFTIMQSYIDNPEIHRNAASNPKMKGGPFMDFKENSVDRVTALLQKTLEENTDLLQLADAIQELDALLRNQNKGVGLDEIYQKVPTILRGLVELYYDRNHHADFRFFEPLLYQSDFYKAKSQGVALWLTENDERPFVLSTPRFEDHNSVYLDLAFNRPEIDLLAKMKWHPSSYDRIQQVLGIKTEQKDIFQTFFTDEPPRPYNRYTGDKVRMRYMGHACILIETREVSILLDPLLSYYGYLNGLDRFSDMDLPPVIDYVVITHNHQDHILFETLLPIRHKIGKVIVPRTYGGKLEDPNLKLMLNSIGFNNVVEVGEMDLLQFDDISVQALPFTGEHCDLDILTKACYFIKIGNFKLLFFADSKATIPEMYERVHSLTGDVDVMFLGMECDGAPLSWLYGPLLTQKLTRVQDQSRRLAGSNCKEGIKLVNIFNPKEVYVYAMGLEPWLEFITTARNADDANPIVQSNQLIRECREMGLVSERLYGEKEILYDKNIVPGEGVLMV